ACTTCCTTCTGACTTTGTctaaacccacacacactttttcatttattgtttccTACATATTGACACTGCTGCTTATCTTATTGTATCCATCTTATCTTAAAGTACTCTGTATGCTGAGGTGAAGTACGATGCATTGTTATACAGTAAATTAAATTGCCCAAAAGTATAAAGAATAGTTGAAAACAGCTCCAGTTTGGCTATTCAGCAGTAGTAGAATGCAGCttacacacaaatgcatcagTCATGATATAATGTATAAGACAATATAACATTAAGAGGTGCCATTCTTATGcataatgtgcatttttttgCTCTTATACCTCAAGCAAACCTTATTGgtataaaactataaaaaaggAACTATAAAGTGgttcacaaagagaaagagagagatataaaAACAATGGGTGTACCACTCATTAAGTGAAGTTTTTAAGAATAATGTGAgaagtatttgtgtgttttcaggctgtAATGTGGAGAACGCCTCCTACGGTCTGACGGTGTGCGCCGAGCGGACGGCCATCCAGAGGGCCGTGGCGGAAGGACACAGGCGGTTCGCGGCCATTGCTGTGACATGGTGAGACTCTCAGTACGGCGACATTAAGAGTTTCGTAAAGCACACGTTCTTTTGCGttcatcctctcatctcttttATGTAGTGACATCAAAGACCGTTTTGTCGGGCCATGTGGAGCATGTCGACAGGTCCTTATGGAGGTGAGACGTCTCTTTTATGAGCAGCACTGGAGAATCATTATCCAGAGATCAATACATGATACCATATCACAATAAATGACTTGATGAGAAGTTGATTTTTGCAGTGTATATAAACCAGGGACACTCCTCTATTCCTATCAGGCCAATCTTTGATACTGCAGTAGGCAGGAGTGTGTATAGCACAGAGTCACTGTATTTTACAGGCATGTTAAACATTGATGGCAATGACCAGAGTCAAATGTTATAGCCTCCTCATGAAGTAGCAGCATTTCGGATCCAATCATAATTCAAAACAGTGGTTTAGACTTCAATAACAGACACTTTTTAAGGCAGACGCTGTTTGTACCCAGGTGTCAGTAGCCAGAATTTTGTGTGTTGGAAAtagtatatattttcttttcccctgtttttttaatatttgtattacACTTTTATGATAATACTAATATGGAGTAATGATAATTTACAATCATcataaattaaactaaattaaagctATTGGACACTGAGGTCACGTTCTCTGTAGTTTTTCCATGGAATTTGGAGCTGGATGTCACTGTACATGCAGGATGTTTTATATGTTGATTCCAGCACTTTCAGGTACACAATTTCAGAAATGTCAACAAATATAAATAGGTGAATATCTAGTATTTCTGCACCCACATTTTATTACTGGAGAGCGCGACTGGAGCTTTGAAACTGCATTCAGACCTCGATGTTGGGAAATGAAAGATGCACAGAAACCATAACGgaacagtctctctctccctccctctctctctctctctctctctctccagtttgGACCAGACTGGGTTGTATACTTAACCAAGCCTGATGGATCTTACAAAGAAACCAGCCTCAGTGAACTGTTGCCCCTAGCCTTTTCCCCTGCCCATCTCACAAAGAACTGACATATAGCCTCGATAGCATCCTCACACATAATACTTTAGTACTTTTTAGCCACAAAGTCTCTTGAATTGTGTTGAATTAggtaataaaacaataaaactcaTTTTCCCCTAAATACGTGTGATTCTTCGTCTCCTTcttcatattattattgttattgttattattattatgacttCAGCTCTAAAGCGCTGAAGATGACGTTGCAAAAACATCTATGTCACGTGATAAAAGTGGGCGGGTCCGAATTCAGTTTCCGGAAACATGGAGGCTGTTGTGAGCGATGTGGTAGCTCCTGAAGACCTTCTAGTAAGTTTTCAAGTTATTAAACGTCTTTCTTTTTATAAAGCATATACGCCAACAAACGGGTGACATTTTATGCGGTTCTCACAACATATTTCGAGTTGTTAAATGCAGTAATTTGGGCAAATAGCGACGTGTTCGAGGATAGTTTTGTCGCGTCACATAGCTAGCTAACGCTAATGATGATGTATATGGTTATAAATGGTCGCGGTAATTTCCGCCAATAGAGGTACAAGACTCATGCTAATAACAGTTTGGGAAATATATGCTCTTTTGTGAGCTATAATACCTTAATAAGTGGATGTCAACTACTATTTCCTACTTAGGAAACATTACACAGTGCGCGCTAACGTTACATCTGCCAAATCAGACATGACAATTGTCATGTGACAGGAGCACAGCAAGGCCTTCCTGTTACAGATGATTTAATTAGATTACAGAAAAAGTAAGTTCTGTGGTTCTTTTTGGTTTCGACAGAAATTTGAGAAGAAGTACAACAATGAGCTGATGAAGGGAGCTGTCTCCAAAGAAACGAAGTTTGAATATGCTTGGTGTCTGATCCGGAGTAAATACTCGGAGGACATCAAGAAGGGAATTGTGCTTTTGGAGGGTAAGTTAAAGGAATATGTGTCATACTCAAAGCTACATGCTGCAGTAGAGACTTGCTGTCGCCTAATTAGAGGCTTTTTCAGGCTGATCTATCAGAAGTAAATAGTTATTTGACAGACACTCACTGCAGTGAGTAATATCTAACATGTGTCACTGCATAGGCCACATGTCTTCATCCtggggaggagatggagactCTAAATTAATGCTTGGATCTAATATAAAGaagcttgtctttttttgtccgTTTTAGTAATTAATTTTGACATTGAGTTGGGGTCACTGGCTCACATTACATTGTAACTACATTGTAAGCATGAATaattcataaaaacatttagaagAAGCAATGAAATCTAGTGTGAAAGGGTGTAaaggtgtgtgtatttgcactATGATGTGATCATTTCTGGTATTAATTTGGAGTCACTGGGTCACACGACATAGAAGctattgaaaataaattgaataaattattattattattattaaataaattgtCCATAAAAAGTACTCGCAAAAAATAGACAAAGCCCCAAAACCCAATATAAAGATGCGTGTCCTGTGTGCCTGGTGTAGAAATAATCTCTGGTATTGATTTAGAGTCTTCACctcacattacatggaagctATTGAAAAAAGGACACAATGGTTTTATTAAATTAGTCATGggaaattaataaattacaCATGAGCAATCAAAATATGTGTGCTACATAAAAtctgttatattttatttatttattttattgtattctaTTGTAAAGTCAGCAGGACGGTGTAATAAAAGCAttatttttgtgctttgaagCTTGAACTCTGGGGGGAGCTGAACAAGAGGACGCTGCTGGGTCTGGAGTGTAATGGAGAATTCTGATATATACTGATATAtgggacattttacagtgttgcttttaaacatattttaatcatttctgtgATTTATTATAAGATATCAGCTGCCATATGCATCAAAGGAAGGATTGCTGTTACATGTTAGCTTGTAGGATTTCATAATCAGTCAAAACAGTTTGAatcaaggttgttttttttatcttgtagAACTTGTTCAGAAGGCATCAAAGGACGACTCCCGGGACTTCTTGTTCTACCTTGCAGTGGCCAACTACAGACTCAAAGTTAGTGTCTTTCCTCAAGCCATGACAGTATTGACATTGTTAAATTCATGGAATTAAAATTGTAGCATGTTAACGATTTTTAATGCAGCCCTTACATTTGATTtaaagtgtgcacacacacctgagagtgctttctgtttcctcttcccTGTTCTTCTTCCAGGAATATGAGAAAGCTCTGAAGTATATCCGAACTCTTCTGAAGAACGAGCCGACGAACAAGCAGGCTCTGGACCTGGAGAAGCTCATTGACAAGGCTTTAAAGAAAGGTAAGAACCAACGTGTAACATACTTTGATCAATTATTTGACCCTGAAATATGAGTGTAAATCCACTATGCTGATACTTGTATGTTGTCATCTAGACGGTTTGGTTGGCATGGCGATCGTCGGGGGAATCGGCCTTGGCGTGGCCGGTTTAGCTGGCCTCATCGGCTTGGCTGTGTCAAAAGGAGCTGCTAAATCCTAACCTGAACACATGATGACGTGTCTTCATTTTGCTggactgacacactgacacttcCTCTGCATAAACAATTAAAACTTTGTGGCGAAAGCTTGAAGGATGTAACACTTTGGTGTGAAGGTGAATATGTACTGAAACATATTAAGGGTTTGATTAATGCCAGTGAAAAACCTGTTTTCATATATGAACAGGGCTGAGCTTCACCATACATATGACATTACATATACACATGCATTCACTCACCATAGCATGGcactttttcattatttgtgtaaataaatTAGAATAGTAAAGGTGCGCCTAAATTTTATGTAATTTCTTAGTTGGTATGCACCGCAGCCTAAACTTACACGACctttacattttgttaaaaaaaaagttgtggtTCTGTAACGGTTTGATTGTTTTTGACATCAGAAgtgcatttttaatgaaagtgtTACTAGTGGGAAGTGCAGCATGTAAGGCCAAAAACAGCAGTGGGGTTTGTTTGCTGGTGAGGTAGCAGTGACTGCCATGCTACTGTTAGAggtccagctgctgctgtggaggcaACAAGGTGATGTTTGAATTTATTCTGAATGCTACTTTAAATTAAGGGAAGCAACACAATTACTGTAAATTAATACCTTTTGTTATGTAAAGCGTATTTCCTTACATTTACCTGTGCTACATTTAATGGGTTGCGTTTTCCATCTtgttaaataaaattattttgaacTGAGAGAAGATTGTTGTTCAGTGACATCTGTGTCAGTGCTGGAGCACCATATGTTCAGGTGTGTATCTCTTGAGAATAGAGAGCACTGGGAATAGCAGAAGTGTAtgcagaaagaagagaaaaacatggtCGAAGAAATGCAGCAACAGAAATGATCAGATATCTCTAAATAATTGGGAATTGTCATTTATATTGTCCAGCTGattgttggacaaaacaaactttatgtaaataaagtaattataaGGAAAAATCAGCAAATCCTTACATTTGCCGAAACTAAGACTATTAAACATTCGGCACCTTTGCATGAAAAATGCAGATTATCATAATAGTTGATCTTCatttttgtttcagctctactccAATGTACTGTGTACTGTCATCTGCGTAAAAAAGGATGTTATGAGTGTGTCTTATTTTTAACTGTTATGAAAGACTCGCATTAGAATCTATTGTTCATTGAGCAAAGTATACAACTCCACTCTTATCACTCCTATTTATTAACTCTATTAAAGGTTTTGGCATGCGCAGTGCAAGAGAGtgcattatcatcattatcaagGTCTGTAGCACTAAGATTGGGCCATTCATGTTTGAGTAAAAACCTGCCTGGCCTAGTTCACTTGCTCATCATCCTCACATCTTGACTCTCGAGGAGATTCAACAGGATTTTACAACAGGAAGGCTCATAGAGGCTATCAGTTGGTGTGTAGTGCTATCAGCCTCGTGGGGTGTTATTCATTAACACACCTGACAGGACCGAAACTCCCCAGGGACAGATCAGAGTAAACAGCAATCTACTTTGGTGTGAAAGAGGCGATCGAGTGGgtaaacacaagaaaaagcGAGAGACCACGGTGGGTAGAAGTCCCCCACGAATTAATCTAATGTCcgaacagaggagcagaaaataTAAACAGAATCACTAACCAAAGGTGGACTTGTCTTCCAACTCCTCTCACGCGCAGGTTAGACACTTAAACATCAATGATTCATCAAAGCCAGTGTAATTCGGATTGGCTTCAGTGAGTTTCAGTTACGAGGGCCAATGTTCATTGAGCTTCCACTGGTTTAAACACATGGCTGAGACATATTAATGTGTAATCACCATGAAGAAAGGGAATAGTCTGGGAACATGGTGTATTGGTTAAGTTACACCCAGCATACATGTCATCACACGGTAATTTGAAGTTACTGTATAATCCAGTAGAACAGCAGTGTATTGTTCATTGCTTTATATTACTGCAGGTAgtcacacaaagagagaaagtaaTTAGAtttctgtcacagttttatGTGCTGTTAACTCCCCCTGgttttgattatttctttcCTACTTTTTATTGTACTGATTGTACTTTGAGGAGATAAATGTGAAGAAACTTGAAGAGATTTTATTCCCTGATACAGTCATCTGGATTTTGCACCAGCTGCAGGCTGAGCAGTTGTGTGGGGAACACCAACAGTGGTTTTTGAGAGTGCAAAAATGATCCTTTTATGGGTTGAAATTATTTTGTGGGGTCTAAATtattttagccatgctagtgcCATTGCTCTACAGATGGCAATGTCAGTATGTTGGTGAATCAGTCTGTTGATCAGTTGGTAGGTCCTACTTTTTGGTCCAGATCGAAATAtactggatggattggcacaaaattGTGTTTAGGCATTCATAGTCTCcaaaggatgaatcctaatggcTTTGGTGACccactgacttttcctctagtgcgCTCATGACATCTCAAAGACTTTTGGGTGGGTTGCCACATAATTTGGTAAACACATTTATGAACCTGTCTGCACTGAGAGTTCTTAATGTAAGTTAGTCCAGGACCACAAGATGGTTCTAAATCAAACAAGAAAGGTTCCTTAAAATGACAACctcagtttaatttttttttacagtcgtTAATCATGTTCCTGTTgtagtaaataataaataataaaccagcacacacacaaacaccttttTCTTTATGTCCCGATCTATTCTGGACAGCCTtccctgctgtctctcttcATCACCTTTTCATCCCACACCCAGCCACACCCAACTCTTCATTCCTGGAAGGCAAATGAAAAAGTTATGAGCTTCTCTTCAGGtatcactttaaaaaaatcacataaactTTGTTTTCACAGACGAAGTCCCTGTGACATTGGCGTCTAATAACACAAACTCATCAGCGACCAGTGCTGCGGCCAAGTGGGCTGTAAAAATGAGCTTTGCAAACAGCTTGGCCATAAAATGGAAATTTATGGCAGGGCAGGATCCAGTTTTCAACTCAGATGGAGGTGGATGTTTATTTCCTGCAAAATTGTTTCTCAACAATGTACCAAATGACAGTATGAAGAATGATCACCCACATCTGCAGTTGTTTAGTTCCTTGTTTGGCTTAAATTAGTATTAGACACAAGGTACAGCTGAGGCTAATGGGAATTTGAGACGTTTTGCAAGTATTTGGTCAGAAAACGAAGTAGCAGACAACTTTATATTTTGATCTGATGATAGCAGTATGTATGTTCAGGGGAGCACAAAAGTTCTTACAATtaatcctgaggggaacatgaatgtctacCAAATTTTATGACAattcatcttgttttttttttttttactaaaaaaacataaaaatgaatcTCATGGTGCAGCTAGAGGAGAAAAACCAACGTCattagggttcatcctctggggaacacaAATGTTATTACAAGGTTTtatccaatagctgttgagatatttcacttaattaatttaacttaattATTCAATTTTAACAACACAAGTagttaaaactgaaaatcaaaAAAGTGATCAAGAATTCAACATCAGTGAAAAACCACTGAAAAACAGTGAAGAAACTGACCTTTACTACATCAAGTAACGCCTTAAGCAAACTCTACTGTAAGGTATATTTTATCTTTAAGAAGTACACAGCTGATTACATTTATGTATCCATTTACATGTACTAATCTTTACCGTTATCATGGAAAAAATGTGGTCCTGTATTATCAGTTTATTCCATCAGCGATAACAACATCAGCCTCTGAAGCAGTTTGCCTGATTCACGATTCAGGTTTATTTCCAGAAACCTTCAAGACCAAAACATGTAGAAGATACAAAACGTAAAAAAGTGTGGTGAGCAGAACGGTTTGCTGTTGATAATACTGTATTTGAGTTACTTTTTaatcaaagtaaataaaatgtaacgCTGTTGTCTTGCATAATgtctttcaaaatgttaaaaatagatTCAGATTAAAGTTTACAGCTAtttctgtgtcactgcagaTGATTTACTGGTGACAAACTCCCCTTTGAAAACGCTTCACCTCACACTTCCTTCATGAAAACCGATGAACGGCTTGGGTCAGGTTTATCGTTGGTGAGCTGTGTGTCTATTTCTAGAGCCTCTGTCTTGACCTTCATACAAATGAGTTTGCTGGTTTGCAGATCTCCTCGCCTCTATGCACTTGAGGGCTTTGTCTCGATATTATCAGTGTGGTAAACTCAGCGTGGCCTGGATTTGGCAACACTGACCCTGCAGCTATCAGGAGGATAATTAATgaaggcacacaaacacagaaactagAGGATGAACTGGATAACTTTGGCCCTTTGTCATTTGCTTTTAGCTTACATGTTGATTCCTTTCCAAACCTTTTCAAAATGATGGGTGTGACAATCAATGATTTCCGATGTCTGATGGCCTTGAGAACTAAAGcaataaaactaaaaaggtGCAGTTGGCTTTGTTCAAAAAGTGTGTAATATAACGCCACTCCAGTATGAAACTTTAGGAGTTTAAAGATACAGATATCAACTTTTTTTTGGCAAATCTCCATCACAAAGAACTATTTAAAATCTTTCATAAATTACTAATAATGTCTGGCTGTTAATCAAAGTGTATAATTTGTTAAAATCTGCTCATAAATCGGATCAAATGTGAGTAAGTCTTAGAGATCCGATGcattttgaaagaaagaaacacgGTCAAATATGTCTAATGAACATATAAAGTGCGGTGTCATTAAGAGCGACAGGTGACCATTGGACCCTGAGAGCGAGTCGATAAACACCTGTTCAGTTTCAGGGGtgtaaaatgcaacaaaaaagaaaaaagatgaagacagtgtgtgtgtgtgtgtgtgtgtgtgtgagtggaggggggaggagagaaagcaaGTCATATAAATCATTATACATATCTGCTGACTTGGACACATCTCACAGTGGCAGACCAGACACGCCACACTCTCTGACGTCTATCACACCCAATTCAGatgttcagatttttttaacaAGCTTTATTGATTTATAAAAGCGAGATCTGGATATACTTTTGGTTGACTGCTGGGCCGAGGAGGGGTCATGGATCCAATTGTGGAAGTTGTGGCTGTGCTGCTAGGGTTCATCGGTTGGGTGATGGTGGGGGTCGCCCTGCCAAACCGCTACTGGAGGACCTCCACTGTGGACGGGAACGTCAtcaccacctccaccatctATGAAAACCTGTGGATGTCATGTGCGACGGACTCGACCGGAGTACATAACTGCAGGGAGTTCCCTTCCCTGCTCAATTTGAGTGGTACgttgacaaagaaaaaaattcaaattaatgATTTGAATCATACaaataagttttattttttgttaagtTTGATCCAGAACatcatttcaacacatttcaatTGAACATTGTCACATTATATGAAACAACCAATGATGCTTTGTCAGGATAAAACAAGTATCCAATAAGTGCCTGTTAAAGGACAATTTCAAAATTTTATAGCTCCTTGAAATTTGCATGTTCATAACAAGACAGGTTTACAGGCCAACACCAAATCTCACAAACTGGCCCCAATCTCATTACTCTTTTTTTGAGGAAGATGGTTAATTCAGTGGCTGTTTATTTCCACTCTGTGCTCAGGTTACATCCAAGCGTCTCGTGCCTTGATGATAACATCGATAGTGTTGGGCACCTTTGGACTGTTGGCGGCCCTGATAGGAGTGCAGTGCTCGAAGGCTGGAGGCGAAGACTATGTTCTCAAAGGGAAGATTGCCGGCACAGCTGGAGTCCTTTTCTTACTGCAAGGTGACAAAGATGagaaaaagcatttaaaagGTGTATTTTAGGAGAAGGTAAAACAGTGAGAACATCTCCAAAATGCTAAAAAATTACGTTTTATAGCATGTTCAGATCAATCCTCCATAAATTTCTTCCTGGTTTCCTGCAAGAATTTGGATATCTGTGTATCTGGCAGCTTCCCCGCTGCTTTTTCAATGTTTAAAGAATATCTTATTTCACTTCAAAGGTGTGTGCACAATGGTCGCGGTGTCCTGGTACGCCTTCAACATCACCCAGGACTTCTTTGATCCTTTCTATCATGGGACAAGGTGAGATGGTGGTGGTGCTTTGGGGCCGGTTGACTAAAAGGCCAAACATGAAGCCTACTAGTGTTGGCTGACTGAAATTCTGCTGTGTTTCGCAGGTATGAAATAGGAGAAGGACTTTACATCGGCTGGTGTTCCGCTGTGCTCGCCATCGCTGGAGGAGCCTGCCTCACCTGCTCCTGCAAAACGGGCACAAAGGAAAAATAGTGAGTTTGaatcctctctgtctgccaaaATATcacactcattcatttattgatgGATTTACTGTTTATTAATCTCTAAAGTGTGAAGACACTTTCAAATGTGAGGTagtgacatgaaaaaaaacagctcttaCCTGAGGTTAAGGAGATGGATTAATGAGAGAATTGATATACAGTATGAATGTATCAATATATCATTGATCAAATTGATCAAattataaatattcaaataaaacaattgaTATGTAAAGAATTTTAAGCTAGaatgataataaattaaatagatAGTTTACTTCAAAAATCAagttttaaaaaggaaatgaatggTAATGCACATTGACAAATTCATGAAtagattttgatattttgccaaatcttttgtcatttaaatgaaCGTTTGAACACATGATGAACGTTTTGCTGTGGAGGCACTCCGGCggcttttttttattgcctgTTTGATGTAATAGGAGCTCTCATTTCATCTTAACACGTCTGGGTGCCTTTGTTTCTGCCATATTGAAAGTTTTATTTGGCCAAAATACCTCCATGAAGTGTCATGGACAGTGTGCACCAGCTGAAGTGGCTGAAGTGCAATAGAAGTCAAAAGGGCTGGTAACTGATTAGTCATGATCCTCTAACCCAGTCAGAGTGCTTGTCTCCTATGTTTATGCTACTTAGAGGCACATTATACAAAGGCTGGTTAAAGCCACTATGTGTAGGACTTGTATATTGACTTTAACGCCCCCTAGTGGCAAGATCATAAGAGTCTCTGCTGCAAGTGCACAGTGCTTCTCATCGTAACCTTCTTATGATTTCATTGTGACATATTGAAGACACGTTGACATGTCAAAGTAGTAAAACCACAGgtgtgaataataaaatgaatgatggccgaattccatttagctgcaaCTGTTTTTGGATGCTAGTATTGTGCTGCTGGTTTGGTGTCAAGATTGTTGATTTGAGGATATAAAGTGATTTATGCGTCCAGCCTCAGtgactgatgtttttgtttttaaccatcTTGTTTTGCAGCCCTTTGCCTTATCAAAGCAGGGGAACTGCTTACTCTGGAGCGGCGCCGACCCGAAGCGTGGCTAACAGTACTTACGGCCGAAATGCTTACGTTTGAGCAAGATATGAAAACCAaactttgtcaaaaaaaaagaaagaaatcaaatcTCTTCCAAATGGCCCGGGTTAACTTCTTCTTTTATCACCTTGAGGGTCAGAGCTAAAAGCTACAGGTCCATCAAATGTTCACTGATGGAAGTAACATAGAACCACTGAACTGTATATAATCACAATATCCAGTGTGTATTGGAATAGCGTTGGAGCGATAGTATTGAATTGTATTGTTGTGTCGCCGCACAAACAAAGTGTATGCTTTTGCAATGATTCTATTTATGTTTCCCCGCTGATGTTAGCACAaatacatgtacatacagtCGCTTAGTTTCAAAGGAATCCAATCATTTGATGAtctgcacacacatttccagTCATTTGGAAAGGTCAAAACTGTGATAATCcagatatttgtgtgtgttgttttgtacagttttatAGCCAGTGGACGAGGGTGGAGGACAAGATATTATTTTgatggttttgtgtgtttttcttttagtttattttgctctttttttttcttttttacaattgcaaacaataaaatgtgttatgctaaatatttcagtgtgacTTTGTATTCCTCTAGTCAATAAAGGTATGATTgcactctttttcttttagcaAAGTCAGTTATGTGTGACGTTTCacattattgttgttatcattGATTATCTGAGCATCAGAATCGGCTTTTATTCGTCAaatatgtgaacacatacaaggaatttgactttggttttCTCATTTCTGTCATGTGCTTACACTTACACATAAATAGACAAACAgggaaacaagaacaacaaagcacaCTACTCACAATAAGTTAGGGATATTGTTATTTACATGAGTGCTTTTCCTATTTGGTctgaattttaatgaaataagtaaaagttCCCTTTGATATTACTAATAATGAATGAGAAGAAACACcattttcattagtttaatatttattacCCCAAAAACTTTAGACAATAACAAGGATAGCCCCAAATAACAAAAATTGACAATGTCAGTAGCGGGTGTTTCCACCATTTGCAGCAATGACAGCTTGACAGCGACGTCTCATGCTCCTCACTAGCCTCGTGATGTTGTTCTGAGGCAATGCGTTCCACTCTTCCACAAGTGCTACACGCAGTTGTGCCAGGTCACGTGGGGGTGGGGTACGATCATCCACTCTCTGCTTCAGCTGGTCCCAGACGTGCTCTATGGGGTTCAGGTCAGGGGACATTGGTGGCCATACCATATGAGGCACTCCGACTTCCTGAAGCCGAGCTGTGACAATTCTGGCACGATGTGGTGGTGCATTATCATCCATGAACAGAAAGTTGGGGGTGTGCTGGCGGAATTGGGGGATGATGATGGGTTCTATGATGTCTCTGAGGTAAGAACGTGCAGTGACTGAGCCATCTACAATAACCAAATCTGTTTTGCGCTGACTGGTGATGCCTGCCCAGACTATtgcacctcctccaccaaaGCGAACCCTGGGGACCATGTTGACCTCGGCGTATCGCTCACCTCGCCTTCTCCAGCAACGACCATCATTTCTGTGCAAGGTGACCCGACACTCATCAGTGAACAGGACGGTAGACCACTGCTGCATTGTCCAGGTCACATGGTCTTGTGCCCACTGCAAACGTTCACGGCGGTGTCTTGGTGTCAGTGGAGTCACCTGCAACGGTCGTCTGGCATTCAAGCGAAAGCGGTGGAGCCGGTTGCGAATGGTTTGTCTGGAAACCCTAGTACCCGTCACATCTCGTAAACgggcctgcagctgtgtggcaGTTACATAACGATGTCTGAGTGCATAGGTCCTTAGGTACTGGTCATCGTTGCGGTCTGTCACTCGTGGGGCTCCACTCCTGGGTCTGTCACGAACTCTGCCAGTAGTTCTGTGTCTTGATGCAAGTCTGCTGATGACACTTTGAGACACACCAAGTTCACGAGCAACATCTGACTGCCTGCCACCGACCCGAAGGCGCTCTATGGCCAGGTGGCGCTGCT
The sequence above is a segment of the Pempheris klunzingeri isolate RE-2024b chromosome 23, fPemKlu1.hap1, whole genome shotgun sequence genome. Coding sequences within it:
- the cldn15a gene encoding claudin-15a, with protein sequence MDPIVEVVAVLLGFIGWVMVGVALPNRYWRTSTVDGNVITTSTIYENLWMSCATDSTGVHNCREFPSLLNLSGYIQASRALMITSIVLGTFGLLAALIGVQCSKAGGEDYVLKGKIAGTAGVLFLLQGVCTMVAVSWYAFNITQDFFDPFYHGTRYEIGEGLYIGWCSAVLAIAGGACLTCSCKTGTKEKYPLPYQSRGTAYSGAAPTRSVANSTYGRNAYV
- the LOC139223235 gene encoding cytidine deaminase, with translation MTDKVKELVSKCLQARDMAYCPYSRFPVGAAILTADGAIITGCNVENASYGLTVCAERTAIQRAVAEGHRRFAAIAVTCDIKDRFVGPCGACRQVLMEFGPDWVVYLTKPDGSYKETSLSELLPLAFSPAHLTKN
- the fis1 gene encoding mitochondrial fission 1 protein — its product is MEAVVSDVVAPEDLLKFEKKYNNELMKGAVSKETKFEYAWCLIRSKYSEDIKKGIVLLEELVQKASKDDSRDFLFYLAVANYRLKEYEKALKYIRTLLKNEPTNKQALDLEKLIDKALKKDGLVGMAIVGGIGLGVAGLAGLIGLAVSKGAAKS